In Carassius auratus strain Wakin chromosome 20, ASM336829v1, whole genome shotgun sequence, the genomic stretch GTGTATAGATCATCATCAACACTGAGAGAAAGctccattaaatatatatatatatatatatatatatatatatatacggttcTGTCACCCATCAGCACTTTTTAATGCATACACAACACAAACAGCATCTCACAGAAAGCAAATGCTACTGCTTTGTCTGACAAACATCAacacagcatctctctctctctctctctctctctctctctctctctctctctctctctctagtatGGGCCCATCTGATCCTAGTTACACCTCTGCAAAGAGAGTCATCAGTAGAGAATGGCCATTagcttcatcatttattttttcttcgcTGTAACACTGCAGGACCCGTTATACCATTCTCTCTGTTCTACTCTGTTGTCAAGTGTTTGGCAGTGCAGTGTATTTCTGAGCATGCAGCTGTAAAGCTCCATTGACCATGTGCCAGTGCTGCTCCCAAGAGCGGCGTTATCATTCCCAGCTCTCCTCTACCTCCACCACAGGCAGGTGCTGTGAAATAAAGCTCATTTCCTCCAGGAAATACTGTCTGCCAAATCCAATCACTGGAGTGCTTCTGTTGTATTATATGTTCAGTTGACTGTGTAACTGATGATCGCGGCTCCGGTCTAGGTTTGTAGATAAACAGTGGTCACTTAAATCTCTCTGTTTGTGGTTAAGGTTCATTTAATGGCGTTACTCTTTTGTTGTAGTTGCATGCTATTAAATAATGGCTCAGCTTTGAACCACATAGAGCTCAAAACCACACACCTGCTACTGTTTGTGTTTAATTGGAAAAAGGTTAGGCTCAGATTGCAACAATATGTCGTAACACCTTGTATCTATATTACATTGGAATTAACGGATGGTGCTTTTAACAAGCATATTCAAAGCCTGTTGACTTTTGCATTATTCAGCATTAAACTGTCATTTAGTCACATCACAGTTGGTGTAAACACTAAACAGACATTAAACAGAGTCTGATTCGCAAACAAATGACTCGTATAAGCTGGTTGTTTTCAGTGAATCATCCAGCACAACTAACTAGTAGTCAAATACTTATAAGTCTCTTTTTTGTGAATCAGAAAATgcacaaccagtgtagtctgattcctaGACAAATGAATTGTAACTTTTAATGAAAAATTCAAGAAGTTGAGTTAATAGTTGTCAGTTTATGGTATGCTTCAATAACATCCTTTTTAGCATCTTCATCACGTCAGGATGTTGCAGAGTGCAAACGCAGCACAGCGTCAACCAAAACCATTTccttttttcatgttattttatacatatctttcattttgtttttcatcagcCCATACCAGACTTTTCTTTCTAATGCCATGAACTGCCTAAACTTTCACTTCTGTCATTCAAACAAGAATCTGAAACAATTCTAATTAAAAGTCTATCCTTTTTTTCCTGTGGTACTGTAATTTGACATCTTTGTATCTTTCTCTTTCCATGAACAGTTGCTACAGAAGATGGCTTTGGTTATAGCTGCCTGCGTAAATGTCCATATGGAGGTATTGTAGATATTGCCAAACTACTGTTAACACCTGCAGCTTATTACACCAATGAAGTTCCAGCACCGCAGATCTCAGATCTGTCCCTCTGCAACGATATAATCACAGCTGTAATACCAAGCCGAGTTTCACTGCTGTTATTGTCCTGCTCTCAATGACATTGTCTCATGTGTCTGTTATTGTAGATGTTGCCTTTCTTAGACCTTTGAGTTGACTAGTCCCAGTCTAAAATTACGACAGTTCTGGATAGAGATCTAGAAGTTTAAAAAATCACACTGTTGCAGGTGACAATAAAGCCTCCCCAATGTGAAACTGCCAAATCGGAAGGGATGGTCCACCCCATTCCTGTAGGCATTGGATCTTCCTGTGGAAGAAATGGCTATATCTGCCATATTCCATGTCACTGATTTGAAATATTAACACACTAATTTCTCCTAACAGAACTGCCAGTTTGGAAATATACTGCTTTTCAGTCAAGGTCATCACAAAAATGATACGCTGGAAGTTGTTACAGAAAATATAtgtcaggagaaaaaaaaaattacagcttgACTCGACAGCAGAGCCTGGTTAGAATCATCAGCACCTTTCCTCATTTCAGATGTCTTTCAACTTAATGTTCCAGGGTGGAAAATTACAACATATTAGACATCACATAaacataaattattcataaacCATTTTTTCCAACAGGTGTgtctaaacatttttaacaattttacttttaGGAAATGCTAACACTAAGCACAGCAAATGTAGGCATATAGCCAAGGCGGACTGAGGGGacaaaaactaatttttaagTACTGATAGTTTATCTTTTTCAGGGATTTTCTTCTGTCAGTGCAAACTTTGTTTTCTCTAGAAGGGTATGATTTTCTTGTCATGAGCACACAGTGTCCTAACCGGTTGCTATGAGATAGTGATTTGTCTGTCCCCGctaaaagcaaaaataacaatCTCCTGTCGAGGCTGGTTCGGACACAGTGGCCAGGCTTTTGATTCATTTTAGCAGTACTGCATTGTCATAACCTTTCTCCTTCCTTGGTTGCATAGCAGCAATGCAAATGGATGTGGAGATCTCATATCATACATTACAAAATGAATTAGTCCCACAGCATTAGGTTTCATTTGGAGGATTCTGGCAGCTAGGAAGTTGAATGTGCAGTCACCCAGATAATGTAAAAGCTAGTTTTACGCTACTTCACCTGAGTCTACGGCTCCTTAAAATAATAGCCAGACTCAAAAACAGCCATTCTGAATCATACAGACAttacatgcatacacatacttTATCCAAAATTCACAAGTTGCATCTACATGcattatttagttaaaatatttccaTAATATTCTACgtaatgcagccttggtttcCAATGACTCATCATATTGCGTTCCTCTTGAATCGTGGACTTGCTGTTTGACTCATTATCCCTGGAGAGGGAGTGAAGTTGAGCTGCAGAAGCCATTAACTGGCAGACGTTAGATCATAAAAACCGCAACAGGCCTGAGCATTTTAACGATACTTGGAAAAGTGTCAGCATCTCCAGTTCAACAGTACTGTTGAGCGCCAGATCTAACAAGGTCATTTTGCCCATTCTGATTTGGCTGGCTGCCTCTCCGCTCTCGTGTGAGCATCCATCCGGTGCGAAAGCTTTGTGAACCGTAATTATTGGACAGGATATCAATCTCTTTTCCAATCTCTCCTTCAGGCTATGACTTCGCTGCGGTGTTGGAGTGGTTCGCCGAGCGCGTGGACCGCATCATTTTGCTGTTCGACGCCCACAAGCTGGACATCTCAGACGAGTTCTCAGAGGTCATCAAAGGCCCTTAAGAACCATGAGGATAAGATCCGCGTGGTGCTCAACAAGGCCGACCAGATCGAGACGCAACAGTTAATGCGCGTCTACGGCGCCCTCATGTGGTCGCTAGGGAAGATCGTCAACACACCTGAGGTGATTCGTGTCTACATCGGCTCTTTTTGGTCGCATCCGTTGCTGATTCCAGACAATCGCAAGCTATTTGAGGCAGAAGAGCAAGACCTGTTCAAGGATATCCAGTCGCTGCCACGTAACGCCGCCCTTCGCAAGCTCAACGATCTGATCAAGAGAGCTCGTCTTGCTAAGGTAAACTTCTATTACATTAGCCTATGAGATCTGACATGTAGCCTAACAAACAAATGACTCACCTAGACTATTACTAaggttatatacagtataagttAAGATTCTGGATCTGGAAGTATGAGAGTATGACATTAGCAAAAGCATTTTAATTTGGGAATTATGAGGGTTTTTATGCAGCTCTTTTTCAAACAAGAGTTCATAGTATTCATggctatgaaaataaaaactacatattCCACTTGTATATGGAAAAGAATGTGTtccacaaaaaactaaataacagcATTTGGGATGTCAGACAGTAATgagagaatgttcatttttggttgaactaatcctttaagttcTAAAGTCTTGGAAAGTTCTGAACCAAAACCACTACTGGAACCAAAAGCAGGAAACGGCTAGCAAATTTTGTTCAAAGCAAAACAAGCAATTATGGACTTATTTGTTGATGTTCAAGGGGAAATATTTAGTGTGTGTGATTTAAGAGTAAAAGGTCTCTTTTTCTGCATTTATTGAGTTGACATGCTGTGAATGTTGTTGTCGTTCCAACATGGTTTTGATGTGGTCCAGCATATAGCTCTAGTGTAAAAGTAATAGCAGTGACATGCACTTTGTGTGTTTACTGGCCCTTTTGTCTGTCTGTTCTTGCAGATTTGCCCAAGTAATGAGGCCTTTAACCACTGTATAGTCTGCTGATGTGGCTCTTTACATGGCATGATGTTCAGCTACATTAAAATTGACTCAGAGTCATTGATTGTTTTTTCTCTCCTCCACATTAAGCACATTATATTTGCTTCTACAGTAATTTTGGAATCCAAGCttgattcatttatatttaatggcTGTTTTAGTAATGAACATAAGATCATGAAGTAGTCATTTGTCttgtctgtctctgtttctttatatgtatatataaatgaatacatgaaATTCAAAGATGATACTTGTTGTGCAGGTAATCAGCTGCAGTGCATCTAAAAACTAGACTAGAAAATGCAAAGAAAGTCCTTGACTTTGACTCAGAGGTCAGGTGATTAGTGGGGATTGTTAAATGTGCTGAAAGATACTGAAGGATCATGACTCATAATGTCATTCCCCATAAAGACATGGTTATAAATGCCCTTGAGTGATCTTGCAGTCTTTAATTACTTCTAAAggaagttcactcaaaaatgatgtTCTCATGTTCCAAACCAAAACTTTTTCGCTTCAAAGGAACACAAAAGAATGATTTAAGGCCTTTAtttgcaaaacacatttttgtcttttatgcAAAAATTATTTAGCACGTTAAATTTGGAAATACTAAAGTGTTTATGTATTAAATGGAGTCCTAATACTTTCATGTGTTATGTATACTGCCGTCCTATGACTAGATTCCACATGTTTTTAAACAGCAGTCCATCTCTTAGATATATAAAAGTACAGTAACTTAGGTAGTCAGACATAAAGCTGTCATTTAAAAGGAAACTGAAACACTCTGATGTCGGTTCATTTACGTCTGAAATCTTTTATTATTCGCTTCAGTATAAACGTTGGTCAAAACACATGGGCTGGGCCATAGAGACCCTCTCTGGAAGAGGAAATGTTGGGGACTGACTGTCAGTACTTGGTCTCTTGTCAAACTCAGTTTAAATCTCTAGATCCAGCTGGATGCATGAAAAAAAGATCATATAAGTTCTCTCCCTGTCCCTCACCCTGATCATACAGATGTGCTTCCCCTCCTGTCATCATTTATACAGTCACCTTCCTTCCACGCAGGGGCCAGGCCTCTTTCTGCCGCACACAATGTTTATTTAGTAGCTTGTGTTTTCTTGCTAATATCCAGCTTCATAATTAATTCTTTGGGTTGAATGCATAAGTAAAAAgctacatgtttttttatattcaatGTCTCAATTTGTTTGTTGGCTATAAAAATCAATATaaagtttaatgtaaaaaatatggaaataattAAGCCTGTTTTAGAATCTTTTTCACTATAATTAACCACATTCACATGCAAAATGACAAATGAGttgaaaaatatagaaaaattacATAATTAACCAATCAAAATCATGTATTCCAGAGAATAAATATTTTGTGAACATTttgcaaaaatgttaattataatgaaaatgttgcaataaactgcatttatttattaaataaggaattttattagaattttattatAGGTTTTGGTTTTGAGAAAAAGGtttcagtcatatatatatatatatatatatatatatatatatatatatatatatatatatatatatatatatatatatataaaaaatttgtttttttttgttaaaaacaacCCAGGCATGCtctttgtaattgtaataaacTGATGTCTGTTCTATAAACTTACAAGGAGCTTTGCTTTTGTGCTCTCACAGGTCCATGCATACATCATTAGCTCCTTGAAAAAAGAAATGCCCACAGTCTTTGGGAAGGATAACAAAAAGAAGGAGCTGATTAACAGCTTGGGTGAGATCTACAGCCGCATTGAGAAGGAGCACCAGATTTCCCCGGGAGACTTCCCTAATCTTAAGAAAATGCAGGTAAGGTCAGTTTAACCAACAAACATAGAGACCTAAAAGGTCTTTCAGTGCACATTCAAAATCAGCAGAATTTGACCCACATTTTTTCGAGTCAACAAACAGCTTTGGGTGGACCTTTGTTAAAAAGTTCTGTTTAGATTACTGTTACTTTTATACAACAGCTCTATAAACAAATGAATATTGAGCAATTTGCATTTCAGCCAAAATTTGGCAAGTTAGTTTATGTTTCTTTCCCGCCTATGAAACTAACTCCGAAAGAAGCCAAATCATCAACCTTTTCACGTTGCCAAACATCAACAGCCTGACACAGCCTGTGTGCAACAGAGTATCTAAAGGGAGCAGAGCTGGTTTACCCTGGAAATATCAACAGATGTTGACAGGATCTTTTGTTACATCCTGTAAGtgtttttcttgctttctttcccGCTGAATAGGAGCAACTTCAAGCACACGATCTGAACAAGTTCCAGCCTCTGAAAATGAAGCTGTTGGACGCCGTGGATGACATGCTGGCCCACGACATCGCCCAGCTTATGGTTCTGGTGCGTCAGGAGGAGACGCAGCGCCCCAACCAGGTGGTGAAGGGTGGCGCCTTCGAGGGCACCATGAATGGGCCGTTCGGACACGGATATGGCGAGGGAGCCGGCGAGGGCATTGATGAAGTCGAATGGGTGGTGGCACGTGACAAACCTATGTATGATGAAATCTTCTACACTCTCTCTCCCGTCAATGGCAAAGTGACTGGAGCCAATGCCAAGAAGGAGATGGTGAAGTCCAAGCTACCAAACACTGTGCTGGGTAAGATCTGGAAGCTGGCTGACATTGATAAAGATGGGATGCTCGATGATGAGGAGTTTGCCTTGGCCAATCACCTGATCAAGGTCAAACTAGAAGGTCACGAGCTTCCAAGCGAACTGCCCGCTCATCTTGTGCCGCCCTCTAAAAGAAAGGTTCCAGAGTAAGATTGGTTTGGAACTGGGATGGATTTTGGTAAAGGATTCTAAATAGTTTCAATTTAGGTTGCAGTTGAATTCCCAATGGCCGGACAACATTTACTATAGAAAAAAACTGTGATTTCTTTGAAATGTGTGGTTTGTGCTTCACTAGCaagaatggatttgaaaatgacCCACCTTTTCCACTCTTTTAActtgtgtatgtattttaatttttgttttgttttcggtTTCATGTGTGCTTTCAGATTTTACAGTCATATTTTTATGCCACAATTTCAATGTCATCTGTTCACCTATCATGACTGTAATGCTGTGTCCTAACCAGTCATGTTGCAATGAATgagatcaaatgtaaaacagtacATTTTGTCGATCACTTGATTTCAGTTTCTGTGAAATTTAGAAATTTCATTGGTCTAAAAATCTACTTCAGGTAATTGCATTAAACATTATCTTCGGATTAGTTGACAATTACATTGTACCTTTTCCTAGCTGTTTTGGGTTCAGACGATTATATGTCACAATGTGCCTGGTTAGGACACGCTGAAATTTCACTTTCACGCTcaatttacactactgttcaaatgtttagaATCAGTTGTTTTTGAAAATCTCTTTTGCTTGCctagactgcatttattttgatcaaaagtacagtgaataccgtactattgtgaaataatattgcaatttttaaaaacttttaatgttttgGAATCTGATTTATTCCTGAGATGGAAAATCTGAATACTTCTGTTACCTGCCATCTTCCGTGTCACATGGTACTTCAAAaatcctaaaatatatattattaatctcACTGACTCTTTATTTTCGAACGGTAGTGTATATCAGATTGATCTGTGTCTCTGAGGGTGAGACGTCAATTAATGGAGAAAAACATGAATCTTACTCTGAATCTTTGTATCAGTTGTTATTCTAAGTACACAACTGTTTAAATCTTGCTAGAAAAGCTAAAGTCCTTTTATAAGTAGGTGTAACTCTTATTCTCTTCTTGTTAAGGCGGCATCTTTAATGAATGCGAGTCCTTTCTAGCCTGACCAAGAGACTGTTAAAACTGTATAGCCGTCACGTCAAAAGACTCAATGTTTAGTGTACTTGATGGACCCTTAGAGTTAGTATTCTTGTCAGTAGTCTACTGTATATGTTAATGCCTAACACACTAACTAGTGTTTATATAATTCCCATCTGAATttccaaagaagaaaaaagaatgatGCTGCAAAACAGCTTTATTCAAGTGATGTGGAGTTCTCTTTCGGTGCGTTTCTGCATTCACATGCTCATTTAAAGAGCAGCGGCTTTGGATCTAAATATGTATTCAGTTAAATTACTTTACTATATCtgcatttaatgatttaatgaacTCTTTACCTCTATATCCACCCCTTGACAAGTGGTTATTTAGAGCTGTCACATTTTCTCAAGCAGATGTGAACTGATAACATTTTATGCACTGAACTAAATGGTCTTTAAAGGGGTAGTTTAttcaaaaaattacaattctgtcactATTTACTTTCCCTTGTGTcatttaaaaccatgttttaattCCATAGTTGATGAAAAAGGAGACATTTAGCAAAATAGCCACACTGCTCTTTCATATACAAGatcaaaaaataacataaaagtgGTTAGATATGACTTCTATACAATATTCCAATTGTTCTGTAGCCATGTGataacattatgtaaataaaaggctcaaatataattgattatttgctgaaaattgccatatatgtatattgtaattTGGCTTCTCATGATCATTTACTGTACACACTGACGTTTGGCGTCAttgacattaaagggatagttcaaccaaaaatgaaaattcctgaccctcatgttgttccaaacctgtatgactgactttattCTGCAAATGttgaatgttggtaactaaactaTTTTGGTCATAATGTAAATCAATGGGAAGTGAAATGGTTTGGTTATCAGcgttattcaaaatatattattttgtgttcagcagaaaaaagaaaTGGAACAACATTAGAGTTAGGCGAcgtttttgggtggactatccctttaagaaaaaaaattgaatcatACTCATTGGATGGACACAACTAAAGTATGACAGGATGTTTACTTTTtgatgtactgtttttttttcagtctgatcTGCTTTGGTCTGAATGCCCACTTGCTAATGTGAAATATCTCCACTGATTTTAACTAAACCTTTTAAGTCTGTTTAGTCAATCAATTAAACCTATAAGCTGCCTCGGTGCCTTGAGACACACCCACGTCAATCAGACTTGTGACACTAGAGATGTACAAACACACTGTCGTATTCTACAGTATCATGACATGCTCATGAAATAAACTGACATTCTTCGAGAGACTTTCATTCATGCTCCATTTGAgtctaatgaaaaaaaattccAGATTTGCTCATAGTTTTTGCACATGAAATTTTTTTTGGCCATAATGTAGGGTTGTGCGTTTGACCaagtatgtacatgtatatgggTGCAATATGGTTTGCAAATGTATTGTGgtctgtgtatgtgtgcttgTTGCTCATTGTGTTTTAACCGGTGTGGACAAACTATGTGAGACACTACTGTTTCAGGGAGGTGGACATTATTCAACTTAATAAAGATCTAACTCATTTAAAAGTGCTTCGTATTCGGGTTTTCTGTTCGAGTCTGGTTACATcttgatttaaattatttcagattaaaatactaaatatcttgctcttaaaaaaaaatgcgtgtgtgtgtgtggttgtgatttttaaacaaaatctaTGGTGACATTTTCAGAGGTTTTTTATATCAGACGTATCAGAggtttttatgtattaaaaagttttttttattattgactgattttaaaaagtgcaattttcatgcaattattcatTATGACAGTTCAGAAtgataatttacaaaaaataaaaataaaacaattgtacaGTATCCGCAGTAATAATTTTCCCTTATTCCCTTCCAATTTTTCCATTGTCTAGAAATGGGAAAGACATGCCAGATTGAtgtacagaatgaaaaaaaaaacattatctgttATGCATATCTGCAGTCCCAGTGGAGACGGGACATAATGTTTTCAGCAGATCTTTGTCCTGCATTAACAGGGCGGTCTGCATGAGTGATGACTTCCTGTTTGTTGCATCATGTACTGTATGTCCTAGGAAACGCAAGCACAGGGTGGATTCTCATCTGGTCCTTTTCTTGACAGCAGGATATGATAAGCAGGGAACACCTGACTTTTCCTCACTACCGGTCACGGAATAGTCTGTCCACTGATGGAACATGCTTACTTCAGGATAAGATACAGgggtgtataatttttttttttatatgatattaacatttatcatttttcttcattttgtaaACTTTTTAATCTTCAAAACGCAatcctgaaaatgacatccactACATGATTTGGA encodes the following:
- the LOC113120453 gene encoding LOW QUALITY PROTEIN: EH domain-containing protein 3-like (The sequence of the model RefSeq protein was modified relative to this genomic sequence to represent the inferred CDS: deleted 1 base in 1 codon) is translated as MFSWLGTDERRKKDPEVFQTVSEGLKKLYKTKLLPLEEHYKFHEFHSPALEDADFDNKPMVLLVGQYSTGKTSFIRYLLEQDFPGMRIGPEPTTDSFIAVMHGSMEGLIPGNALVVDPKKPFRKLNAFGNAFLNRFVCAQLPNPVLESISVIDTPGILSGEKQRISRGYDFAAVLEWFAERVDRIILLFDAHKLDISDEFSEVIKALKNHEDKIRVVLNKADQIETQQLMRVYGALMWSLGKIVNTPEVIRVYIGSFWSHPLLIPDNRKLFEAEEQDLFKDIQSLPRNAALRKLNDLIKRARLAKVHAYIISSLKKEMPTVFGKDNKKKELINSLGEIYSRIEKEHQISPGDFPNLKKMQEQLQAHDLNKFQPLKMKLLDAVDDMLAHDIAQLMVLVRQEETQRPNQVVKGGAFEGTMNGPFGHGYGEGAGEGIDEVEWVVARDKPMYDEIFYTLSPVNGKVTGANAKKEMVKSKLPNTVLGKIWKLADIDKDGMLDDEEFALANHLIKVKLEGHELPSELPAHLVPPSKRKVPE